Proteins found in one Nymphalis io chromosome 4, ilAglIoxx1.1, whole genome shotgun sequence genomic segment:
- the LOC126781792 gene encoding splicing factor YJU2 codes for MSERKVLNKYYPPDFDPSKIPRMKLAKNRQYTVRLMAPFNMRCATCGEYIYKGKKFNARKEDVENEDYLGIRIYRFYIKCTRCLQEISFKTDPKNTDYEIEAGATRNFMALKLAEEQAKREEEEQKEEEANNPMKLLEYRTEQSRQEIELLESLEELKELNRRQRTVDYEGMLKQFQSESAEERKAREEKEDNEFIKSVKFNNAPKHKIVAEEIIEDVRDADEPKIKTPKVETLPTKIVETKKSETWNRSIGGLSKKPALVNLVRTKKVEVKVENETKDSQDLKDNTSNSKTSVKNIPSASGLSLLANYSGSDSDSQ; via the exons ATGTCTGaaagaaaagttttaaat AAATACTATCCTCCGGATTTCGATCCGTCAAAGATCCCTCGTATGAAATTGGCGAAGAACCGCCAGTATACTGTTCGTTTAATGGCTCCTTTCAATATGCGATGTGCTACGTGTGGTGAGTATATTTATAAAGGGAAGAAGTTTAACGCTCGCAAAGAGGATGTGGAGAACGAAGATTATCTTGGGATAAggatttatagattttatataaaa TGTACAAGGTGCCTTCAAGAGATATCATTCAAAACCGACCCAAAAAATACGGACTATGAAATAGAGGCAGGTGCTACTAGAAATTTTATGGCTTTGAAACTTGCCGAGGAACAAGCAAAGAGAGAAGAAGAGGAACAAAAAGAAGAAGAGGCTAATAACCCAATGAAACTGCTTG AATACAGAACTGAACAGTCCCGGCAAGAAATTGAATTGCTAGAAAGCCTCGAAGAGTTAAAGGAACTCAATAGACGGCAGCGCACTGTTGACTATGAAGGTATGCTGAAACAGTTCCAGTCAGAATCTGCCGAAGAAAGGAAAGCCAGAGAAGAAAAAGAAGACAATGAGTTCATAAA gtCAGTGAAATTCAACAATGCACCTAAACATAAAATCGTCGCGGAGGAAATTATAGAAGACGTACGAGATGCAGACGAACCGAAAATAAAAACTCCCAAAGTTGAAACATTGCCAACAAAGATAGTTGAAACTAAAAAAAGTGAAACATGGAACCGAAGTATAGGAGGCCTGTCAAAGAAGCCAGCTCTAGTTAATCTTGTACGGACGAAGAAAGTGGAAGTTAAGGTTGAAAACGAAACAAAAGATTCTCAAGATTTAAAAGACAATACTTCAAATAGTAAAacatctgtaaaaaatataccgTCAGCATCAGGACTCTCGTTACTGGCAAACTATTCTGGCAGTGATAGTGATTCACAGTGa